A window from Leifsonia shinshuensis encodes these proteins:
- a CDS encoding pirin family protein produces MSNLERDPAESVGGSVLTEPVPAEAAVSEDVVEILEPRDVPLGGPRAMTVRRTLPQRRRSLIGGWCFIDHYGPDDVSVSGGMRVPPHPHTGLQTVSWLFEGEIDHRDSVGSHALVRPGELNLMTAGHGISHSEVSTPGTARLHGVQLWVALPSASRDVAPFFEHHAPVTGRLGAASVKTFVGSLAGSGTPATIFSPLVGAELVVPAGSTIEVPLEASFEHGLLVDTGEVAVDGVSIPLWHLAYLGPGRTSLTLQAESAARVVLLGGEPLGEQIVMWWNFIGRSHDEVVAYRADWQGEVIAGGDPDGRFGTVEGYDGSPLPAPELPTVRLRPRG; encoded by the coding sequence ATGAGCAATCTGGAGCGCGATCCGGCGGAATCGGTCGGCGGCTCCGTGCTCACGGAGCCCGTGCCCGCGGAGGCGGCGGTCTCCGAGGACGTGGTCGAGATCCTCGAGCCCCGCGATGTCCCTCTCGGCGGACCGCGGGCGATGACGGTGCGCCGCACCCTCCCCCAGCGCCGGCGTTCGCTCATCGGCGGCTGGTGCTTCATCGACCATTACGGCCCGGACGACGTCTCGGTGAGCGGCGGGATGCGCGTGCCGCCGCATCCGCACACCGGCCTGCAGACGGTCAGCTGGCTGTTCGAGGGCGAGATCGACCACCGCGACAGCGTCGGAAGCCACGCGCTCGTGCGCCCGGGCGAGCTGAACCTGATGACCGCGGGCCACGGCATCAGCCACTCCGAGGTCTCGACACCCGGTACGGCGAGACTGCACGGGGTGCAGCTGTGGGTCGCGCTGCCGTCCGCCTCCCGCGATGTCGCGCCGTTCTTCGAGCACCACGCGCCGGTGACCGGCCGGCTCGGGGCGGCGAGCGTGAAGACGTTCGTCGGGTCCCTCGCGGGAAGCGGCACGCCGGCGACCATCTTCTCCCCTCTCGTTGGCGCCGAGCTGGTCGTGCCGGCCGGTTCGACCATCGAGGTGCCGCTGGAGGCGTCGTTCGAGCACGGGCTGCTGGTCGACACCGGAGAAGTGGCGGTCGACGGCGTGTCGATCCCGCTGTGGCACCTCGCCTATCTCGGCCCGGGCCGCACGTCCCTGACGCTGCAGGCGGAGTCGGCTGCGCGCGTCGTGCTGCTCGGCGGGGAGCCGCTCGGCGAGCAGATCGTGATGTGGTGGAACTTCATCGGCCGCAGTCACGACGAGGTGGTCGCCTACCGCGCGGACTGGCAGGGCGAGGTGATCGCGGGCGGCGATCCCGACGGACGCTTCGGCACCGTCGAGGGATACGACGGCTCGCCCCTGCCCGCCCCCGAGCTGCCGACCGTGCGGCTCCGCCCGCGCGGCTGA
- a CDS encoding type II toxin-antitoxin system VapC family toxin — protein MKSAVLDCSAVVALLATDGLRAFEESEELAECIFVAPHLIDPEFVSAMRRHTRRQPEKAQQSELAIQAFYRLEIVRMEHEPLWQEAWRWRENLTAYDSMYVALARLLDVPLLTADERLASAAQPWCEVRRVSDLAAA, from the coding sequence ATGAAGTCCGCCGTCCTGGATTGCAGCGCCGTCGTCGCGCTGCTCGCGACCGACGGGCTCCGTGCCTTCGAGGAGAGCGAAGAACTCGCCGAGTGCATCTTCGTCGCCCCGCATCTCATCGATCCGGAGTTCGTGAGCGCGATGCGCCGACACACGCGTCGGCAGCCCGAGAAGGCGCAGCAGAGCGAACTGGCCATCCAAGCGTTCTACCGGCTGGAGATCGTGCGCATGGAGCATGAGCCGCTCTGGCAGGAGGCCTGGCGGTGGCGTGAGAATCTGACCGCCTACGACAGCATGTACGTCGCCCTCGCCCGCCTGCTCGACGTGCCGTTGCTCACCGCCGACGAGCGGCTGGCGAGCGCCGCTCAGCCCTGGTGCGAGGTACGGCGCGTGAGCGACCTCGCGGCCGCGTAG
- the cls gene encoding cardiolipin synthase, which translates to METGFWVSVSIWVALLVDFVIRVLAIIIVPRNRKPTSATAWLLAIFLIPYIGILFFLLIGSYKLPKRRRRKQEEINRFIIDSTEGIERVRRDHPWPPWLEGVVELNRKLGAMPLVGGNRATLNGDYQGSLNSMAAEIHTARRYVHVEFYILTLDKTTGPFFDALEDAVKRGVTVRVLLDHIASLRTPDYKRTLKRLTAMGAKWQLMLPVQPFRGRYQRPDLRNHRKLLIVDGRVAFMGSQNVIDRSYNKKSNIRRGLKWKELIVRLEGPIVAGLNAIFITDWYSETDELLRRETEPITDEIDDNELDAQVVPSGPGFAGENNLRLFLALLYYAQERIVITSPYFVPDESMLMAITSAVQRGIHVELFVSEIGDQALVYHAQRSYYEALLRAGVKIWMYKAPYILHAKHFTIDDDVAVIGSSNMDMRSFQLNMEVSLMVRGRSFVEEMRRVEAGYRRDSRQLTLDEWMKQPLRSTVLDNLARLTSALQ; encoded by the coding sequence ATGGAGACGGGTTTCTGGGTCTCGGTCTCGATCTGGGTCGCCCTTCTCGTCGACTTCGTGATCCGTGTCCTGGCGATCATCATCGTCCCGCGCAACCGCAAGCCGACGTCCGCCACGGCGTGGTTGCTGGCGATCTTCCTCATCCCGTACATCGGGATCCTCTTCTTCCTCCTCATCGGCAGCTACAAGCTCCCGAAGCGGCGCCGGCGGAAGCAGGAGGAGATCAACCGCTTCATCATCGACAGCACCGAGGGCATCGAGCGCGTGCGTCGCGACCACCCGTGGCCGCCGTGGCTCGAGGGCGTGGTCGAGCTCAACCGCAAGCTGGGCGCCATGCCGCTGGTCGGCGGCAACCGCGCGACGCTGAACGGCGACTACCAGGGGTCGCTCAACTCCATGGCTGCGGAGATCCACACCGCTCGCCGGTATGTGCACGTCGAGTTCTACATCCTGACCCTCGACAAGACGACCGGCCCGTTCTTCGACGCGCTCGAGGATGCGGTCAAGCGCGGCGTCACCGTGCGCGTCCTGCTCGACCACATCGCCTCGCTCCGCACACCCGACTACAAGCGGACCCTGAAGCGGCTCACCGCGATGGGCGCCAAGTGGCAGCTCATGCTCCCGGTCCAGCCGTTCCGCGGCCGGTACCAGCGGCCGGACCTGCGCAACCACCGGAAGCTGCTGATCGTGGACGGCCGCGTCGCGTTCATGGGCTCGCAGAACGTGATCGACCGTAGCTACAACAAGAAGTCGAACATCCGGCGCGGGCTCAAGTGGAAAGAGCTCATCGTCCGTCTCGAGGGCCCCATCGTCGCTGGTCTCAACGCGATCTTCATCACCGACTGGTACAGCGAGACGGATGAGTTGCTGCGCCGGGAGACCGAGCCGATCACCGACGAGATCGACGACAACGAGCTCGACGCCCAGGTCGTGCCCTCCGGCCCCGGGTTCGCCGGCGAGAACAACCTGCGGCTGTTCCTGGCGCTGCTGTACTACGCGCAGGAGCGCATCGTCATCACCTCTCCGTACTTCGTGCCGGACGAGTCGATGCTCATGGCGATCACCTCCGCCGTGCAGCGGGGCATCCACGTCGAGCTCTTCGTCTCGGAGATCGGGGACCAGGCCCTCGTCTATCACGCGCAGCGGTCGTACTACGAGGCGCTGCTGCGCGCCGGGGTGAAGATCTGGATGTACAAGGCTCCGTACATCCTTCATGCGAAGCACTTCACGATCGACGACGATGTCGCCGTCATCGGGTCGAGCAACATGGACATGCGCTCCTTCCAGCTGAACATGGAGGTCTCGCTCATGGTGCGAGGCCGTTCCTTCGTCGAGGAGATGCGTCGGGTCGAGGCCGGCTACCGCCGGGACAGCCGCCAGCTCACGCTGGACGAGTGGATGAAGCAGCCGCTGCGCAGCACCGTGCTCGACAATCTGGCGCGGTTGACCTCCGCGCTGCAGTGA
- the lysS gene encoding lysine--tRNA ligase codes for MTDAQTTAADLGDDQLGEDEISEQKAVRLSKRDRLLAEATDAGGGAYPVHVPVTTTIPAVRAKWGHLAADEASGEIVGIAGRVVHLRNTGKLCFAVLQAGDGSRIQVMVSLAAVGEESLAAWKELVDLGDHVFVSGEVVSSRRGELSVMAQEWRIAAKALLPLPNLHSELSEETRVRARYLDLIAREQARKTVIDRAKAVASLRRTFGERDFVEVETPMLQVMHGGASARPFVTHSNAFDTDLYLRIAPELYLKRAVVGGIDRVFEINRNFRNEGADSTHSPEFAMLEAYQAYGDYNSIADLTQTLIQDAAMAISGSHVVTWADGTEYDLGGEWDRIRMYDSLSEAIGEEIVPETPIERLRELAAEAGIEIEHPLAGKYVEELWEHHVKTDLVRPTFVMDFPVDTSPLVRAHRSREGVVEKWDLYTRGFELATGYSELVDPVVQRERFIEQAKLAAAGDNEAMRLDEEFLRALEFGMPPTGGMGMGIDRLLMALTGLGIRETILFPLVK; via the coding sequence ATGACCGACGCGCAGACCACCGCGGCCGACCTGGGCGACGACCAGCTCGGCGAGGACGAGATCAGCGAGCAGAAGGCGGTCCGGCTGAGCAAGCGCGACCGCCTGCTCGCCGAGGCGACGGACGCGGGCGGTGGAGCGTACCCGGTGCACGTCCCGGTGACGACGACCATCCCGGCCGTCCGCGCGAAGTGGGGCCACCTGGCCGCCGACGAGGCGTCGGGCGAGATCGTCGGGATCGCCGGCCGCGTCGTGCACCTGCGCAACACCGGCAAGCTCTGCTTCGCGGTGCTGCAGGCCGGTGACGGATCGCGCATCCAGGTCATGGTGTCGCTCGCGGCGGTCGGCGAGGAGTCGCTCGCGGCGTGGAAGGAGCTCGTCGACCTCGGCGACCACGTGTTCGTCTCGGGCGAGGTCGTGTCGAGCCGTCGCGGGGAGCTCTCGGTGATGGCGCAGGAGTGGCGCATCGCCGCCAAGGCGCTGCTGCCGCTGCCGAACCTGCACAGCGAGCTGAGCGAGGAGACGCGCGTCCGCGCGCGGTATCTGGACCTCATCGCCCGCGAGCAGGCGCGCAAGACCGTCATCGACCGCGCGAAGGCGGTCGCCAGCCTGCGTCGCACCTTCGGGGAGCGCGACTTCGTCGAGGTCGAGACGCCGATGCTGCAGGTCATGCACGGCGGCGCCTCGGCCCGTCCGTTCGTGACGCACTCGAACGCCTTCGACACCGACCTCTACCTGCGCATCGCGCCGGAGCTGTACCTCAAGCGCGCCGTCGTCGGCGGCATCGACCGAGTCTTCGAGATCAACCGCAACTTCCGCAACGAGGGCGCGGACTCCACGCACTCGCCCGAGTTCGCCATGCTCGAGGCGTACCAGGCCTACGGCGACTACAACTCGATCGCCGACCTCACGCAGACGCTGATCCAGGATGCCGCCATGGCGATCTCCGGATCGCACGTCGTGACGTGGGCGGACGGCACCGAGTACGACCTCGGCGGCGAGTGGGACCGCATCCGGATGTACGACAGCCTGTCGGAGGCGATCGGCGAGGAGATCGTGCCCGAGACGCCGATCGAGCGCCTGCGCGAGCTGGCTGCGGAGGCGGGCATCGAGATCGAGCACCCGCTGGCCGGCAAGTACGTCGAGGAGCTGTGGGAGCACCACGTGAAGACGGACCTCGTGCGTCCGACCTTCGTCATGGACTTCCCCGTCGACACGAGCCCCCTCGTGCGCGCCCACCGCTCGCGCGAGGGCGTGGTGGAGAAGTGGGACCTCTACACCCGAGGCTTCGAGCTGGCCACCGGCTACTCGGAGCTCGTCGACCCGGTGGTGCAGCGCGAGCGCTTCATCGAGCAGGCGAAGCTCGCGGCCGCCGGGGACAACGAGGCGATGCGTCTCGACGAGGAGTTCCTCCGGGCGCTGGAGTTCGGCATGCCGCCCACTGGCGGCATGGGCATGGGCATCGACCGTCTGCTGATGGCTCTGACCGGCCTCGGCATCCGCGAGACGATCCTCTTCCCGCTCGTCAAGTAG
- the panC gene encoding pantoate--beta-alanine ligase, translating into MRMPEIITTIAELRARVAEARRWAHQDGSSDAPVGRVVLVPTMGALHDGHLRLVSSARDLGGFVVVSIFVNPLQFGPGEDLDRYPRTLDADVAALEGLADVVFAPTASEMYPHGPSETRVTAGASGSLFEGASRPGHFDGVLTVVSKLFNIVQPDVAVFGQKDAQQVHVIGRMVDDLNLPVSIAVVDTVRESDGLALSSRNRYLEEDDRLAAVTLSRALAEAAEAAAAGVGEALAAAHARVAAEPAVKLDYLAIVDPETFREASPDHHGPALMLIAARVGTTRLIDNARLTT; encoded by the coding sequence ATGCGCATGCCAGAGATCATCACCACCATCGCCGAGCTGCGGGCACGGGTCGCCGAGGCCCGTCGCTGGGCGCATCAGGACGGATCCTCGGACGCACCTGTGGGTCGCGTCGTCCTCGTGCCGACGATGGGGGCCCTGCACGACGGTCACCTGCGCCTCGTGTCGAGCGCGCGCGATCTCGGCGGCTTCGTGGTGGTCTCGATCTTCGTCAACCCGCTGCAGTTCGGCCCGGGTGAGGACCTCGACCGCTACCCGCGGACGCTGGACGCCGACGTTGCGGCCCTCGAGGGGCTCGCCGACGTCGTCTTCGCCCCGACCGCATCCGAGATGTATCCGCACGGGCCGTCGGAGACGCGCGTGACCGCCGGTGCGTCGGGTTCGCTGTTCGAGGGCGCGTCGCGTCCGGGGCACTTCGACGGCGTCCTGACCGTCGTCAGCAAGCTCTTCAACATCGTGCAGCCCGACGTGGCGGTGTTCGGCCAGAAGGACGCGCAGCAGGTGCACGTGATCGGGCGCATGGTGGACGACCTGAACCTCCCGGTGTCCATCGCCGTGGTGGACACGGTGCGGGAGTCCGACGGATTGGCGCTGTCGAGCCGCAACCGCTACCTGGAGGAGGACGACCGGCTCGCCGCTGTGACGCTCTCCCGTGCGCTCGCCGAGGCGGCGGAGGCGGCGGCGGCCGGTGTGGGCGAGGCGCTCGCCGCGGCGCACGCGCGTGTGGCCGCCGAGCCAGCGGTTAAGCTTGACTATCTGGCGATCGTCGATCCGGAGACCTTCCGGGAGGCGTCGCCCGACCACCACGGTCCCGCCCTGATGCTGATCGCCGCCCGGGTCGGAACCACCCGGCTGATCGACAACGCACGCCTCACGACGTGA
- a CDS encoding DUF2520 domain-containing protein: MLPSARPPSQRSGRLGLGIVGSGRVGPVLGLALAGAGHAIVGISAVSERSRERAESMLPHVPILDVPTVVERSELVVLAVPDAELPGLVAGLASTGTWQPGQIVLHTAPGYGIDVLQPAAAAGAIPLAVHPALEFTGTSLDLTRLAESYFAVTAPAAVLPIAQALVVEMGGEPVVVAEADRPAYAEAIATATSFSRSIVEQSTGLLRDIGVENPGSYLSSLIRSAVDNALTRAGAPSRLAVEDVIDALGAEPGDGDPGDDGRGWFLRGE, from the coding sequence ATGCTCCCGTCCGCTCGTCCACCGTCGCAGCGTTCCGGGCGGCTCGGGCTCGGGATCGTGGGCTCCGGCCGCGTGGGACCAGTGCTCGGACTCGCGCTCGCCGGTGCGGGCCACGCCATCGTCGGGATCTCCGCGGTCTCGGAGCGCAGCCGCGAACGCGCGGAGAGCATGCTGCCGCACGTGCCCATCCTCGACGTGCCGACGGTGGTCGAGCGCAGCGAGCTGGTCGTGCTGGCCGTGCCGGACGCCGAACTCCCCGGACTCGTCGCCGGCCTCGCCTCGACCGGCACGTGGCAGCCCGGCCAGATCGTGCTGCACACGGCGCCCGGCTACGGGATCGACGTGCTCCAGCCGGCTGCCGCCGCGGGCGCCATCCCGCTCGCGGTGCATCCCGCGCTCGAGTTCACCGGGACGAGCCTCGACCTCACCCGCCTCGCCGAGAGCTACTTCGCGGTGACCGCACCGGCCGCCGTGCTGCCCATCGCCCAGGCGCTGGTCGTCGAGATGGGCGGAGAGCCGGTTGTCGTCGCCGAGGCGGACCGGCCCGCTTACGCCGAGGCCATCGCGACCGCGACATCGTTCTCGCGTTCGATCGTCGAGCAGTCCACCGGGCTGCTGCGCGACATCGGCGTCGAGAACCCTGGCTCGTACCTCAGCTCGCTGATCCGCTCGGCCGTGGACAACGCGCTCACGCGGGCCGGAGCGCCCTCCCGGCTGGCGGTGGAGGACGTGATCGACGCGTTGGGCGCGGAGCCGGGGGACGGGGATCCCGGCGACGACGGACGCGGCTGGTTCCTCCGCGGCGAGTAG
- a CDS encoding PH domain-containing protein, whose translation MTAPQLPGNGSAPALSPAERAAERYTDGEWHRLHPATPVLRGGIVFIALIGFVLSNLRERLISFFVGAPQYGGDPLDAIYDHGWEGWALLGVAVVLLACLGAFYLSWRMHSFRITGDAVEVRSGILFRTQRKARLDRIQGINVVRPLLARLVGAAKLDISVAGHDANVQLAYLGSSLADGLRGDVLRLASGVRAVEAAEAAAEAAEQAGTAGVHDPSAPGGEALRPSRTAAVGDLVGRRVNEFLAPELDPNAAPPESVVKIPPLRLFGSLLLSGFTIFVLVVVAFLVWGAASGALWLLIVVLPGLLGSASFYINRFTKSLRYSIAGTPDGVRVGFGLLSTSNETLPPGRIHAVEVLQPLLWRPFGWWQIRIDTAGHSREKGAAGQPNTTMLPVGDAADVSRVLSLVLPGFATDEHRALVEAGMVSSGHDDFTGSPRRAAWIRPISWQRTGFRLVGDAIVLRRGFVWRSLAIVPLARLQSLELQQGPLDAALRLAEARFHTVSGPVRPRLAAIDARTAVTLFEEVSAHAVAAATVDRSHRWRHDPIRPEEDH comes from the coding sequence GTGACCGCGCCGCAGCTCCCCGGTAACGGCTCGGCGCCGGCGCTGTCGCCGGCGGAGCGCGCGGCCGAGCGGTACACCGACGGCGAGTGGCACCGCCTGCACCCGGCGACGCCGGTGCTGCGCGGTGGGATCGTGTTCATCGCGCTCATCGGCTTCGTGCTCTCGAACCTGCGCGAGCGGTTGATCAGCTTCTTCGTGGGGGCGCCGCAGTACGGAGGCGACCCGCTCGACGCGATCTACGACCACGGCTGGGAGGGCTGGGCGCTGCTCGGCGTCGCCGTGGTGCTTCTCGCGTGCCTCGGGGCGTTCTACCTGTCGTGGCGCATGCACAGCTTCCGCATCACCGGGGACGCGGTGGAGGTGCGGAGCGGCATCCTGTTCCGCACCCAGCGCAAGGCGCGGCTCGACCGCATCCAGGGCATCAACGTGGTGCGCCCGCTGCTCGCCCGGCTGGTCGGCGCGGCGAAGCTCGACATCTCCGTCGCCGGCCACGATGCGAACGTGCAGCTCGCCTACCTCGGGTCGTCCCTGGCGGACGGCCTGCGCGGCGACGTGCTGCGGCTGGCGTCGGGGGTGCGCGCGGTCGAGGCGGCGGAGGCCGCCGCCGAGGCGGCCGAGCAGGCCGGCACGGCGGGTGTGCACGACCCTTCGGCCCCCGGTGGGGAAGCTCTCCGGCCGTCGCGCACCGCCGCGGTGGGCGACCTGGTCGGCCGGCGCGTGAACGAGTTCCTCGCGCCGGAGCTCGACCCGAACGCCGCACCGCCCGAGTCCGTCGTGAAGATCCCCCCGCTGCGACTGTTCGGTTCGCTGCTGCTCAGCGGCTTCACGATCTTCGTGCTGGTCGTCGTCGCTTTCCTGGTGTGGGGCGCGGCGAGCGGCGCCCTGTGGCTGCTCATCGTGGTGCTGCCCGGGCTGCTCGGCTCGGCGAGCTTCTACATCAACCGCTTCACCAAGTCGCTGCGCTACTCCATCGCCGGCACGCCGGACGGCGTGCGCGTCGGCTTCGGCCTGCTGAGCACCAGCAACGAGACGCTGCCGCCCGGGCGCATCCATGCCGTCGAGGTGCTGCAGCCACTGCTGTGGCGGCCGTTCGGGTGGTGGCAGATCCGGATCGACACCGCCGGTCATTCGCGCGAGAAGGGCGCCGCCGGCCAGCCGAACACGACCATGCTGCCGGTGGGCGACGCCGCCGATGTGTCCCGCGTGCTCTCGCTGGTGCTGCCCGGCTTCGCGACCGACGAGCACCGCGCCCTGGTCGAGGCGGGGATGGTGTCGTCCGGTCATGACGACTTCACCGGGAGTCCGCGCCGGGCCGCCTGGATCCGCCCGATCTCGTGGCAGCGCACCGGCTTCCGGCTGGTCGGCGACGCGATCGTGCTGCGCCGGGGGTTCGTGTGGAGGAGCCTGGCGATCGTTCCGCTCGCGCGGCTGCAGAGCCTCGAGCTGCAGCAGGGCCCGCTGGATGCGGCGCTCCGGCTCGCGGAGGCGCGGTTCCACACCGTCTCCGGCCCGGTGCGCCCGCGGCTGGCCGCGATCGACGCCCGGACGGCCGTGACGCTGTTCGAGGAGGTCTCGGCGCACGCCGTCGCCGCCGCGACCGTCGATCGCAGCCACCGCTGGCGGCACGATCCGATCCGTCCAGAGGAGGACCACTGA
- a CDS encoding PH domain-containing protein, with protein sequence MSDRIDLDVGEWRRVSPKYVLVVIASTVLTGLVLSAASLFLWLVGGWSFGWLLLAVVVVVSVIALVIAPRRARSIGYLLREDDLLFRRGIMFQRFVSVPYGRMQLIDINRGPVSRLLGLADLKFVTAAASTGVMVPGLPEADAAELRDRLVELAESRRAGL encoded by the coding sequence ATGTCCGATCGGATTGACCTCGACGTCGGCGAATGGCGCCGCGTCTCGCCCAAGTACGTGCTGGTCGTCATCGCCAGCACCGTCCTGACCGGCCTCGTGCTCTCCGCGGCGAGCCTGTTCCTGTGGCTCGTCGGCGGCTGGAGCTTCGGCTGGCTGCTGCTCGCCGTGGTCGTGGTCGTGAGCGTCATCGCCCTCGTGATCGCGCCCCGGCGTGCCCGCTCCATCGGGTACCTCCTGCGCGAGGACGATCTGCTGTTCCGTCGCGGCATCATGTTCCAGCGGTTCGTCTCGGTGCCGTACGGGCGGATGCAGCTGATCGACATCAACCGCGGCCCCGTGAGCCGGCTGCTCGGGTTGGCCGACCTCAAGTTCGTCACGGCGGCCGCCTCCACCGGCGTGATGGTGCCCGGCCTCCCGGAGGCGGACGCCGCGGAGCTGCGCGACCGCCTGGTCGAACTGGCGGAGAGCAGACGGGCCGGACTGTGA
- a CDS encoding DUF3180 domain-containing protein: MKRTGPASLIGLAVLGLAIGFLAELAAASMGAAIFIPPLTLPITLLAVAVIVVAFAVPIRRAVRGRSVRRIDPFQATRIVVLAKACSLSGALLVGAGVGVGAYLLTRDVLPGGNAILLTALATAGAVVLLVAGLVAELFCTLPPGDDDERTENVHVRSD, from the coding sequence GTGAAGCGCACCGGTCCCGCCTCACTCATCGGACTCGCCGTCCTCGGTCTCGCCATCGGCTTCCTCGCGGAGCTCGCCGCGGCGTCGATGGGCGCCGCCATCTTCATCCCGCCGCTGACGCTGCCGATCACGCTGCTCGCGGTCGCCGTGATCGTCGTCGCCTTCGCCGTGCCGATCCGGCGTGCGGTGCGCGGACGCAGCGTGCGGCGCATCGACCCGTTCCAGGCGACGCGCATCGTGGTGCTCGCCAAGGCGTGCAGCCTGAGCGGCGCCCTGCTCGTGGGCGCCGGCGTGGGCGTCGGCGCCTATCTGCTCACCCGGGATGTGCTGCCCGGCGGCAACGCCATCCTGCTGACCGCGCTCGCCACAGCCGGTGCGGTGGTGCTGCTGGTGGCGGGCCTGGTGGCCGAGTTGTTCTGCACTCTGCCTCCCGGCGACGACGACGAGCGCACGGAGAACGTCCATGTCCGATCGGATTGA
- the folK gene encoding 2-amino-4-hydroxy-6-hydroxymethyldihydropteridine diphosphokinase — translation MNAAPIGKPVRMRVGVPAVLALGSNLGDRAETIQAAVDLLRAEPGVDVRAVSRLYETPALKPEGIDEEAPAYLNAVALVHTLLEPLALLGVVNRVEDALGRVREERWGDRTIDIDIVDYDGIVSEDDPRIVLPHPRAHERAFVLVPWLDVDPGARLAGYGPVAELARQAGDPVELWEDRP, via the coding sequence GTGAACGCGGCGCCGATCGGCAAGCCGGTGCGGATGCGCGTCGGCGTGCCCGCCGTGCTCGCGCTCGGCAGCAACCTCGGCGATCGCGCCGAGACCATCCAGGCCGCCGTCGATCTGCTGCGCGCGGAGCCGGGCGTCGATGTGCGCGCCGTCTCGAGGCTGTACGAGACGCCGGCGCTCAAGCCCGAAGGCATCGACGAGGAGGCTCCCGCGTACCTGAACGCGGTCGCCCTCGTGCACACGCTGCTCGAACCGCTGGCCCTGCTCGGCGTGGTCAACCGCGTCGAGGACGCGCTGGGACGCGTCCGCGAGGAGCGCTGGGGCGACCGCACGATCGACATCGACATCGTCGACTACGACGGCATCGTGTCCGAGGACGACCCGCGGATCGTCCTCCCGCACCCGCGGGCGCACGAGCGCGCCTTCGTCCTGGTGCCGTGGCTCGACGTCGACCCCGGGGCGCGTCTGGCGGGCTACGGGCCCGTCGCAGAGCTGGCCCGTCAGGCCGGCGATCCGGTCGAGCTGTGGGAGGACCGCCCGTGA
- the folB gene encoding dihydroneopterin aldolase, whose amino-acid sequence MTDIHSRRADSIVLTGLRVRANHGVFDFERADGQDFVVDVTAWLDLAPAAAGDDLAATVHYGDLAEEVVAAVERDPVDLIETVAERVASTVLAHEPVDAVEVTVHKPQAPISVPFGDVAVRITRSRP is encoded by the coding sequence ATGACTGACATCCACTCCCGGAGGGCCGACTCGATCGTCCTCACCGGCTTGCGCGTGCGCGCGAACCACGGCGTCTTCGACTTCGAGCGCGCCGACGGGCAGGACTTCGTCGTCGACGTCACCGCGTGGCTCGACCTCGCGCCGGCTGCCGCCGGTGACGACCTGGCCGCGACCGTCCACTACGGCGACCTGGCCGAGGAGGTCGTCGCGGCGGTGGAGCGCGACCCCGTCGACCTCATCGAGACCGTGGCCGAGCGGGTCGCATCGACGGTGCTCGCGCATGAGCCGGTGGATGCCGTCGAGGTGACGGTGCACAAGCCGCAGGCGCCGATCAGCGTGCCCTTCGGGGATGTCGCGGTCCGCATCACGCGGAGCCGGCCGTGA
- the folP gene encoding dihydropteroate synthase: MTLIMGVLNVTPDSFSDGGLWLEPDAAIEHGLDLVEQGADLVDVGGESTRPGAVRVDPVEEQKRVVPVIRELASRGVLVSVDTLNASTARAAVEAGAAIINDVSGGLGDAGMPDAVIETGAQYVVMHWRGRLDAADSRAVYRNTVAEVRSELSARVTDLLERGVDPAKLILDPGLGFSKNATHNWQVLAGLHEIETLGYPVLIGASRKRFLAALLPEGAPAEDRDAPTAVISALAAQAGAWAVRVHDVPSTRIALDVVRAWQAGRDD, from the coding sequence GTGACCCTCATCATGGGCGTCCTCAACGTGACGCCGGACTCCTTCAGCGACGGCGGGCTCTGGCTCGAGCCGGACGCCGCCATCGAGCACGGCCTCGACCTGGTCGAGCAGGGCGCCGACCTGGTGGACGTGGGCGGCGAGTCCACCCGTCCCGGAGCGGTTCGCGTCGATCCGGTGGAGGAGCAGAAGCGCGTCGTCCCGGTCATCCGGGAGCTCGCGTCGCGCGGGGTGCTCGTCAGCGTGGACACGCTCAACGCGTCGACCGCGAGAGCGGCCGTGGAGGCCGGCGCCGCGATCATCAACGACGTCTCCGGCGGACTCGGGGACGCCGGTATGCCGGATGCCGTCATCGAGACCGGCGCGCAGTACGTCGTCATGCACTGGCGCGGACGTCTCGACGCCGCCGACTCGCGCGCCGTCTACCGGAACACCGTTGCCGAGGTGCGGAGCGAGCTGTCGGCCCGAGTCACCGATCTGCTCGAACGCGGCGTCGACCCGGCCAAGCTGATCCTGGACCCCGGCCTCGGGTTCTCGAAGAACGCGACCCACAACTGGCAGGTGCTCGCCGGGCTGCACGAGATCGAGACGCTCGGTTACCCGGTGCTGATCGGCGCGTCGCGCAAACGGTTCCTCGCAGCTCTGCTGCCGGAGGGCGCGCCCGCGGAGGATCGCGACGCACCGACCGCCGTCATCTCGGCGCTGGCCGCCCAGGCGGGCGCCTGGGCGGTGCGCGTGCACGACGTGCCGTCGACCCGGATCGCCCTCGACGTGGTGCGGGCGTGGCAAGCTGGACGCGATGACTGA